Proteins from one Corynebacterium epidermidicanis genomic window:
- a CDS encoding NAD-dependent succinate-semialdehyde dehydrogenase has protein sequence MTDIQALLAKVPTGLLIDGEWVAATSGETYTVENPATRETIAELQSAGSEDAMRALDAACAAQKSWAATPARERSEILRRAFELVQERKEEFATLMTLEMGKPLAEARGEVAYGGEFLRWFAEEAVRIGGRFGTSPETGFPMITRRKPVGPCLLITPWNFPLAMATRKVAPAVAAGCTMVLKSARLTPLTAQYFAQTMLDAGLPAGVLNVVSGTSASAISNPLMADPRLRKVSFTGSTPVGQKLLEAAAGQVLRTSMELGGNAPFIVFEDADIDKAVKGAMGAKMRNIGEACTAANRFLVHSSVAAEFAEKFAAAIGELKLGNGLDDGVTCGPLVEEAAVENVSALVDDAVSRGARVLVGGRRGPDTGHFYEPTVLVDVPREARVFKEEIFGPVAPIFTFETEEEALELANDTEFGLASYVFTEEPARMYRVSDGLEFGLMGFNSGVISNAAAPFGGVKHSGMGREGGFEGIEEYTSLQYIGVEQP, from the coding sequence ATGACTGATATTCAAGCGCTGCTTGCCAAAGTACCTACCGGCTTGCTTATCGACGGCGAATGGGTAGCGGCCACCAGTGGCGAGACCTACACGGTAGAAAACCCTGCGACCCGGGAAACCATCGCCGAGCTGCAGTCCGCTGGCTCCGAGGATGCGATGCGCGCCCTCGACGCGGCGTGCGCCGCGCAGAAGTCGTGGGCGGCGACCCCGGCTCGCGAGCGTTCGGAAATCCTGCGCCGCGCGTTCGAGTTGGTGCAGGAGCGGAAAGAAGAATTTGCGACGCTCATGACTCTGGAGATGGGTAAGCCTCTGGCCGAAGCTCGTGGCGAGGTCGCTTACGGTGGCGAGTTCCTGCGCTGGTTCGCGGAGGAAGCCGTGCGTATCGGCGGTCGGTTCGGCACGTCGCCGGAAACCGGCTTCCCGATGATCACCCGACGCAAGCCAGTGGGTCCATGCCTGCTGATTACCCCGTGGAACTTCCCGTTGGCGATGGCCACCCGCAAGGTCGCCCCGGCGGTGGCTGCGGGCTGCACGATGGTGCTGAAGTCTGCGCGCCTCACCCCGTTGACGGCTCAGTACTTCGCTCAGACCATGCTCGATGCTGGGCTGCCTGCCGGGGTTTTGAATGTTGTCTCCGGCACGTCCGCTTCCGCGATCTCCAACCCGCTCATGGCGGACCCTCGCTTGCGCAAGGTGTCCTTCACGGGTTCCACGCCGGTGGGGCAGAAGCTGCTCGAAGCCGCAGCCGGACAGGTGCTGCGTACCTCCATGGAGCTGGGCGGCAACGCACCGTTCATTGTTTTCGAGGACGCTGACATCGACAAGGCAGTTAAGGGCGCGATGGGTGCGAAGATGCGCAACATCGGCGAGGCCTGCACAGCCGCCAACCGCTTCCTCGTGCACTCATCGGTGGCTGCTGAGTTCGCGGAGAAATTCGCCGCAGCCATCGGAGAACTGAAGCTCGGCAATGGCCTTGACGACGGCGTGACCTGTGGCCCACTGGTTGAGGAAGCCGCGGTGGAGAATGTATCAGCCCTGGTGGACGACGCTGTTTCTCGAGGCGCTCGCGTTCTGGTTGGCGGCCGTCGCGGCCCCGACACCGGCCACTTCTACGAGCCGACCGTGCTCGTCGACGTTCCTCGCGAGGCCCGCGTGTTCAAGGAAGAAATCTTCGGCCCGGTCGCGCCTATTTTCACCTTTGAGACCGAAGAGGAAGCCCTGGAACTGGCCAACGACACCGAGTTCGGTCTGGCGTCGTACGTCTTTACCGAGGAGCCTGCGCGGATGTACCGTGTTTCCGACGGCCTCGAATTCGGCCTCATGGGCTTCAACTCCGGCGTGATCTCCAACGCTGCAGCGCCGTTCGGCGGTGTGAAGCACTCGGGGATGGGGCGCGAGGGCGGCTTCGAAGGCATCGAAGAGTACACCTCGCTCCAGTACATCGGTGTGGAGCAGCCGTAG
- a CDS encoding HpcH/HpaI aldolase family protein: MPIQLSPLLRDKLGTGLWVCSGSPAAAEILAGSGADWLLIDGEHSPIGLETITSLLRAVQGYEVAPVVRVPVNDTALIKQYLDLGVQNLMVPMVHTVADAEAAVAAMHYPPRGVRGVGSALARSSRWNRVPGYLADASTTLNCIVQIESRQAVDNAAGIAAVDGVDAIFIGPSDLAATMGYLGQQSHPEVLDAVHSAIDAARAAGKFVGVNAFDETQARAYLDAGVDFIAVGADVQLLAKSSDALVERFNND; encoded by the coding sequence ATGCCGATTCAATTAAGTCCCCTCCTCCGCGACAAATTAGGCACCGGCCTGTGGGTCTGCTCGGGCTCTCCTGCGGCTGCCGAAATCCTCGCCGGTTCCGGCGCCGATTGGCTGCTTATCGACGGCGAACACTCGCCCATCGGGCTGGAAACCATCACCTCGCTGCTGCGCGCGGTCCAGGGGTACGAGGTCGCCCCCGTGGTCCGCGTGCCCGTCAACGACACCGCCCTGATCAAGCAATACCTTGACCTGGGCGTGCAAAATCTCATGGTACCGATGGTCCATACCGTCGCCGATGCGGAAGCTGCGGTAGCCGCAATGCATTATCCTCCGCGTGGCGTGCGTGGCGTGGGCTCTGCGCTCGCGCGTTCCTCCCGATGGAATCGGGTACCGGGTTATCTTGCGGATGCCTCCACGACGCTGAACTGCATCGTGCAGATTGAGAGCCGGCAGGCCGTCGATAATGCCGCGGGCATCGCGGCGGTGGATGGTGTTGACGCGATCTTCATCGGGCCGTCTGACTTGGCCGCCACGATGGGGTACCTTGGGCAGCAAAGCCACCCTGAGGTGCTCGACGCGGTGCATTCCGCGATTGATGCGGCCCGGGCGGCTGGGAAATTCGTAGGCGTCAACGCCTTCGACGAAACTCAAGCTCGCGCCTATCTCGATGCAGGCGTGGACTTCATCGCCGTGGGCGCCGACGTGCAACTTCTGGCTAAATCCAGCGACGCGCTGGTCGAAAGGTTCAACAATGACTGA
- the hpaH gene encoding 2-oxo-hept-4-ene-1,7-dioate hydratase: MLTHEQIVKIADDLARAEEQRTMISRLTAQYPEMTVEDSYAVQNEWKRRGIAAGRRLVGRKIGLTSKVMQEATGITEPDYGAIFSDMVFENGSVIEHAQFSNVRIEVELAFVLKDRLAGPNCSIFDVLRATEYVVPALEILSSRIEMEGRTIVDTISDNAAMGGMVYGGNPVRVDEVDLRWVSALLYRNETIEDTGVAAAVLNHPAMGVAWLANKLADHGDSLEPGEIILAGSFTKPMWVEPGDTVHADYGQLGAITCRFN; the protein is encoded by the coding sequence ATGCTCACCCACGAACAGATCGTAAAGATCGCCGACGACCTCGCCCGCGCCGAGGAACAGCGCACGATGATCTCGCGGCTGACTGCACAGTACCCGGAGATGACCGTAGAGGATTCCTACGCGGTCCAAAACGAATGGAAGCGTCGCGGTATCGCGGCCGGCCGTCGCCTCGTGGGTCGCAAGATCGGGCTCACGTCCAAGGTGATGCAGGAAGCCACTGGCATTACTGAACCAGACTATGGGGCGATATTTTCCGACATGGTCTTTGAAAACGGCTCAGTGATTGAACACGCGCAGTTTTCCAACGTGCGCATTGAGGTCGAGCTGGCGTTCGTCCTTAAAGATCGCCTGGCCGGCCCGAACTGCAGCATTTTCGACGTACTTCGCGCCACCGAATACGTGGTGCCTGCCCTAGAGATCTTGTCCTCTCGCATCGAGATGGAGGGGCGCACCATCGTCGACACCATCTCGGACAACGCGGCGATGGGTGGCATGGTTTACGGCGGCAACCCGGTCCGCGTCGACGAGGTTGACCTGCGCTGGGTCTCCGCGCTGCTCTACCGCAACGAAACCATCGAAGACACCGGTGTGGCCGCCGCCGTGCTGAACCACCCCGCGATGGGCGTGGCTTGGCTGGCAAACAAACTGGCTGATCACGGCGATAGCCTGGAGCCTGGCGAGATCATCCTCGCTGGTTCCTTCACCAAGCCGATGTGGGTCGAGCCAGGTGACACCGTCCACGCGGACTACGGACAACTAGGAGCAATCACATGCCGATTCAATTAA
- the hpaD gene encoding 3,4-dihydroxyphenylacetate 2,3-dioxygenase yields MTDFFPTPAAEAPDIIRCAYMEIVVTDLAKSREFYVDVLGLTVTTEDDNAIYLRTSEEFIHHNLVLRQGEVAAVAAFSYRVRTPEDLDKAEAFYRELGCRVERRKDGFVKGIGDSVRVQDPLGFPYEFFYDVDHVERLAWHYHLTCPGQLVRLDHFNQVTPDVPKAVKYMEDLGFRVTEDIQDEEGTQYAAWMRRKPTVHDTAMTGGDGPRMHHIAFATHEKHNILAICDKLGALRLSDHIERGPGRHGVSNAFYLYLRDPDGHRVEIYTQDYWTGDPDNPRVTWDVHDNQRRDWWGTPVVPSWYTDASRVLDLDGNLVPLVARTDASELEETIGADGFSYTRKDDTEDMPEWKKGEFKLGHQL; encoded by the coding sequence ATGACCGACTTCTTCCCAACCCCTGCTGCTGAAGCTCCAGACATCATCCGCTGTGCCTACATGGAAATCGTGGTGACTGACCTGGCCAAGTCCCGCGAATTCTACGTTGACGTGCTCGGGCTTACCGTCACCACCGAGGACGATAACGCTATCTACCTGCGCACCTCTGAAGAGTTCATTCACCACAACCTGGTGCTGCGCCAAGGCGAGGTAGCTGCGGTGGCGGCGTTCTCCTACCGCGTGCGCACCCCAGAAGACCTGGACAAGGCCGAGGCGTTCTACCGCGAGCTAGGCTGCCGAGTTGAGCGACGCAAGGACGGCTTTGTTAAAGGCATCGGTGACTCGGTACGTGTGCAGGATCCGCTCGGCTTCCCATACGAGTTCTTCTACGATGTGGACCACGTCGAGCGTCTGGCCTGGCACTACCACCTCACCTGCCCTGGCCAACTGGTCCGTCTCGACCACTTCAACCAGGTCACCCCAGATGTGCCGAAGGCTGTGAAGTACATGGAAGACCTCGGCTTCCGCGTTACCGAGGACATCCAGGATGAGGAAGGCACCCAGTACGCTGCCTGGATGCGTCGTAAGCCAACCGTGCACGATACGGCAATGACCGGTGGCGATGGCCCACGTATGCACCACATCGCGTTCGCCACGCATGAGAAGCACAACATCCTCGCCATCTGCGACAAGCTCGGCGCGCTGCGCCTCTCCGACCACATTGAGCGTGGCCCGGGTCGCCACGGTGTTTCCAACGCCTTCTACCTCTACCTGCGCGACCCAGACGGCCACCGCGTGGAGATCTACACCCAGGACTACTGGACCGGCGACCCGGACAACCCACGCGTGACCTGGGATGTGCATGACAACCAGCGTCGCGACTGGTGGGGCACCCCGGTCGTACCATCCTGGTACACCGACGCTTCCCGCGTGCTCGACCTCGACGGCAACCTCGTGCCACTCGTCGCCCGCACTGATGCCTCTGAGCTGGAAGAAACTATCGGCGCCGACGGTTTTTCCTACACCCGGAAGGACGACACCGAGGACATGCCGGAGTGGAAGAAGGGCGAATTCAAGCTGGGCCACCAGCTTTAA
- the hpaE gene encoding 5-carboxymethyl-2-hydroxymuconate semialdehyde dehydrogenase translates to MNKPAHLPEKIQHYIGGKFVDSIDGDTFGVLNPVTNEDYIQAASGKKEDIDAAVAAATKAFKEGPWPKMLPRERSRVLHKIADIVESREEILAEMESFDSGLPITQALGQARRAAENFRFFADLIVAQADDTYKVPGRQVNYVNRKPIGVAGLITPWNTPFMLESWKLAPAIATGNCVVLKPAEFTPLSASLWAGIFEEAGLPEGVFNLVNGFGETAGDALVKHPDVPLISFTGESRTGQIIFGNAAPYLKGLSMELGGKSPAIVFADADLDEAINACIFGVFSLNGERCTAGSRILVQREIYDEFVEKYAAQAKRVRVGLPSDPKTEVGALVHPEHFEKVMSYVEIGKSEGRLVAGGGRPEGFPEGNFVAPTVFVDVPPTARIFQEEIFGPVVAITPFDTEEEALELANNTKYGLAAYVWTSDLKRAHNFAQNVEAGMVWLNSNNVRDLRTPFGGVKASGLGHEGGYRSIDFYTDQQAVHINLGAVHNPVFGKQD, encoded by the coding sequence ATGAACAAACCAGCACATCTGCCAGAAAAGATTCAGCACTACATCGGCGGCAAGTTCGTCGACTCGATCGACGGGGACACCTTCGGGGTGCTCAACCCAGTCACCAACGAGGACTACATTCAGGCCGCATCCGGCAAGAAGGAAGACATCGACGCCGCAGTTGCCGCCGCTACCAAGGCCTTCAAGGAAGGTCCGTGGCCAAAGATGCTGCCGCGCGAGCGTTCCCGCGTGCTGCACAAGATCGCGGACATCGTAGAGTCTCGCGAGGAAATCCTGGCTGAGATGGAGTCCTTTGACTCGGGCTTGCCGATCACTCAGGCGCTGGGCCAGGCCCGTCGCGCGGCGGAGAACTTCCGCTTCTTCGCGGACCTCATCGTCGCCCAGGCAGATGACACCTACAAGGTGCCTGGCCGCCAGGTCAACTACGTTAACCGCAAGCCTATCGGTGTTGCCGGCCTCATCACTCCGTGGAACACCCCATTCATGCTGGAGTCCTGGAAGCTGGCGCCGGCGATTGCTACCGGCAACTGCGTAGTGCTCAAGCCGGCGGAATTCACCCCGCTGTCAGCATCACTGTGGGCGGGCATTTTCGAAGAAGCCGGCCTGCCAGAGGGCGTGTTCAACCTGGTCAACGGCTTCGGTGAGACGGCCGGTGATGCGCTGGTTAAGCACCCGGACGTTCCGTTGATCTCCTTTACCGGCGAGTCCCGCACCGGCCAGATCATTTTCGGCAATGCCGCTCCTTACCTCAAGGGCCTATCCATGGAGTTGGGCGGCAAGTCCCCAGCGATCGTCTTTGCCGACGCCGACCTCGATGAAGCGATTAACGCCTGCATCTTCGGCGTGTTCTCCCTGAACGGTGAGCGTTGCACTGCGGGCTCGCGCATCCTGGTCCAGCGCGAGATTTACGACGAGTTCGTCGAGAAGTACGCAGCTCAGGCGAAGCGTGTCCGCGTGGGCCTGCCATCTGACCCGAAGACCGAGGTCGGCGCCCTGGTCCACCCAGAGCACTTCGAAAAGGTCATGTCCTATGTCGAGATCGGTAAGTCTGAAGGACGCCTCGTCGCAGGTGGCGGTCGTCCGGAAGGTTTCCCGGAGGGAAACTTCGTGGCACCGACCGTTTTCGTCGACGTGCCACCAACCGCTCGGATCTTCCAGGAGGAAATCTTCGGCCCGGTCGTCGCGATCACCCCGTTTGACACCGAAGAAGAGGCTCTTGAGCTGGCCAACAACACCAAGTACGGCCTGGCGGCCTACGTCTGGACCTCCGACCTGAAGCGCGCGCACAACTTCGCCCAGAACGTCGAAGCCGGCATGGTGTGGCTGAACTCCAACAACGTTCGCGACCTGCGCACCCCGTTCGGTGGAGTGAAGGCATCCGGCCTCGGCCATGAGGGCGGCTACCGCTCGATCGACTTCTACACCGATCAACAGGCCGTCCACATCAATCTCGGCGCCGTCCACAACCCTGTCTTCGGCAAGCAGGACTAA
- a CDS encoding GntR family transcriptional regulator → MTNPLPQLNSVGLSKTERAHEFVRTRILSSEFAPGHRLVLAEIAKELGVSVVPVREAIRQLEAEGLVTFERNVGARVAMIDSSAYVNSMHTLGVLEGNATALAAPFVTTAQIEHATELNEEMHQCLVDLNPREFTILNRKFHSVLYEACPNSHLVELINSEWDRLNYLRESTFAFVPERAATSVKEHTQLLQLIEIQAEAEYVEKLARAHRLRTIEKYLAKNAHHTEKD, encoded by the coding sequence ATGACCAACCCCCTTCCACAACTCAATAGCGTAGGGCTTTCCAAGACGGAGCGTGCGCATGAATTTGTGCGCACCAGGATCCTGTCTAGTGAATTCGCGCCGGGACACCGGTTGGTGTTGGCGGAAATTGCCAAAGAACTAGGCGTCTCGGTCGTCCCAGTTCGGGAAGCGATCCGCCAGCTGGAAGCAGAGGGGCTCGTGACGTTCGAAAGAAACGTCGGCGCGCGGGTCGCAATGATTGATAGCAGCGCCTATGTCAACTCCATGCATACCCTGGGTGTGCTCGAAGGCAACGCCACCGCGCTGGCGGCTCCATTTGTGACAACGGCACAAATCGAGCATGCGACCGAGTTGAACGAGGAAATGCATCAGTGCCTCGTCGACCTCAACCCACGAGAATTCACGATCCTTAATCGCAAATTCCACAGCGTGCTGTATGAGGCTTGTCCCAACAGCCACCTGGTGGAATTGATTAACTCCGAATGGGATCGGCTTAACTACCTGCGCGAATCCACTTTCGCATTTGTGCCGGAACGAGCTGCCACATCAGTGAAAGAACACACTCAATTGCTGCAGCTCATTGAGATTCAGGCCGAGGCGGAATACGTCGAAAAGCTCGCGCGTGCGCACAGGTTGCGCACTATCGAAAAGTACCTAGCAAAGAACGCACACCACACTGAGAAGGATTAA
- a CDS encoding fumarylacetoacetate hydrolase family protein: protein MTNPPNLPVKPGKVIAVHVAFESRAAQRGRRPKQPSYFLKATSSLAASGSDVVLPEGCELMAFEGEIALIVGKPAHRVSLEQAWEHVAYVTASNDLGIYDYRAQDKGSNTRSKSRDGYTPLGPELIDAQAVDPTQLRIRTWVNGELAQEGGTSDEDLIFPLAQFVADLSQHMTLEEGDIILTGTPAGSTVIHPGDVVEIEVDAPSLGLSSGKLRSTVVTGPGGFDPEIGMLPHQDDKQREEAYGSREAAGLSADENAISPSLRAKLLAAPTAGLSAQLRNRGLNQVVIEGVHPQTPGTKMVGVAKTLRFLPGREDLFKKFGGGFNAQKQAFDSVKPGEVLVIEARQESGSGTLGDVLALRAKHLGAAGVVTDGGIRDYAAVQEIGLPVFGQVAHPAVLGRKHVPWEMDVAIGCGNATVIPGDVIVGDDDGVIVIPRELAEEVADAALKKEYEDEWVAARVAEGHPVDGLFPPVGTWKEEFEAWLVEHPQPAVEPQ, encoded by the coding sequence ATGACAAATCCCCCCAATCTGCCGGTGAAACCGGGCAAAGTGATCGCGGTGCACGTGGCTTTCGAGTCACGAGCCGCGCAGCGCGGTCGTCGTCCGAAGCAACCGTCCTATTTTCTGAAGGCCACCAGCTCGCTGGCTGCATCTGGTAGCGATGTGGTTTTGCCGGAAGGCTGCGAGCTCATGGCATTTGAGGGCGAGATCGCGTTGATCGTCGGAAAGCCCGCGCACCGCGTGAGCCTCGAGCAAGCATGGGAGCACGTGGCGTATGTCACCGCGTCCAACGACCTCGGCATCTACGACTACCGCGCCCAAGACAAGGGCTCCAACACCCGCTCAAAGTCGCGCGACGGCTACACGCCGCTCGGGCCGGAGCTTATCGACGCCCAGGCGGTCGATCCGACGCAGCTGCGCATCCGCACCTGGGTGAATGGCGAATTGGCGCAGGAAGGGGGCACTTCAGATGAAGATCTCATCTTCCCGCTCGCACAGTTTGTTGCAGACCTTTCCCAGCACATGACGCTGGAAGAAGGGGACATCATCCTGACGGGCACCCCGGCCGGTTCCACCGTGATCCATCCTGGTGACGTCGTGGAAATTGAAGTCGACGCTCCGAGCTTGGGGCTAAGCTCCGGCAAGCTGCGCAGCACCGTTGTTACTGGTCCAGGCGGATTCGATCCGGAAATCGGCATGCTGCCACACCAGGACGACAAGCAACGCGAGGAAGCCTACGGCTCCCGCGAGGCTGCCGGACTGTCTGCTGACGAAAACGCGATTAGCCCGTCGCTGCGGGCAAAGCTGCTGGCTGCCCCGACGGCCGGACTTTCGGCGCAGCTGCGCAACCGGGGGCTCAACCAGGTTGTGATCGAAGGGGTGCATCCGCAGACCCCTGGTACCAAGATGGTCGGGGTCGCCAAGACCCTGCGTTTCTTACCGGGACGCGAAGACCTGTTCAAGAAATTCGGTGGCGGGTTCAACGCGCAGAAGCAGGCGTTTGACTCCGTGAAGCCAGGAGAAGTACTGGTCATCGAAGCACGCCAGGAGTCGGGTTCCGGCACCCTAGGTGACGTGCTTGCGTTGCGCGCGAAGCACCTCGGGGCGGCGGGAGTGGTCACCGATGGTGGCATCCGCGACTACGCCGCGGTACAGGAGATTGGACTTCCGGTATTCGGACAGGTAGCGCACCCCGCGGTCCTTGGCCGCAAACACGTCCCGTGGGAAATGGATGTTGCCATCGGCTGCGGCAATGCCACCGTGATTCCAGGTGACGTGATCGTCGGCGACGACGACGGCGTGATCGTGATCCCCCGAGAGCTGGCTGAAGAAGTTGCTGACGCTGCCCTGAAGAAGGAATACGAAGACGAATGGGTAGCAGCGCGCGTTGCCGAAGGGCACCCAGTAGATGGGCTGTTCCCACCGGTCGGCACCTGGAAGGAGGAGTTTGAGGCTTGGCTTGTTGAGCACCCGCAGCCAGCGGTAGAGCCACAATAG
- a CDS encoding MFS transporter has product MAAATIVGTAIEWYDFFLYASAAGLVFKKLMFGPMGPGAATIVSFLTVGLSFLFRPLGAFLAGHYGDKFGRRKILMVTLIAMGAATTAIGFLPTYATIGIASPILLVCLRIIQGISAGGEWGGAVLMAVEHAPNDRRGLYGSFPQIGVPLGLLMASGMLTIMAKVAPGDAFLDWGWRVPFLLSFVLILVGFVIRHGVEESPVFAEIAERAETVKQPIGKLLREHPLLVLVAALIFAGNNAVGYMTTGGYIQNYSTDPDGPIGHQRSDVLLAVTVSAATWLVFTLLAGWLSDIIGRRNTYIIGFMLQMLGVFLLFPLVNTGTLGNLYLALISLTVGLGLTYGQQSALYAELFPASIRFSGVSISYAIGAIMGGAFAPTIAAYLVQSTGTTQAVTWYLAGMTLLGLIAVLGLKDRRGIPLGPDHEAEQAVSPLVGFKRV; this is encoded by the coding sequence GTGGCGGCTGCCACGATCGTCGGAACGGCAATTGAGTGGTATGACTTCTTCCTCTACGCTTCGGCCGCTGGCCTGGTGTTTAAGAAACTCATGTTCGGGCCAATGGGGCCTGGAGCTGCCACGATCGTTTCATTCCTCACTGTTGGCTTGAGCTTTTTGTTCCGCCCGCTCGGCGCTTTCCTGGCTGGCCACTACGGCGACAAGTTCGGCCGACGAAAGATCTTGATGGTCACACTGATCGCGATGGGCGCTGCCACCACAGCCATCGGTTTCCTACCGACCTACGCCACCATCGGTATCGCATCGCCAATCCTGCTGGTCTGCCTACGCATCATCCAGGGCATTTCTGCAGGTGGCGAATGGGGTGGCGCGGTACTGATGGCCGTGGAACACGCACCCAACGACCGGCGTGGTCTCTACGGCTCCTTCCCACAGATCGGCGTGCCACTTGGTTTGCTGATGGCATCCGGAATGCTGACCATCATGGCGAAAGTTGCCCCTGGCGACGCATTTTTGGACTGGGGCTGGCGCGTCCCATTCCTCCTGAGCTTCGTGCTGATCCTGGTCGGTTTCGTCATTCGTCACGGCGTGGAGGAGTCCCCAGTGTTCGCCGAGATCGCCGAGCGTGCTGAGACCGTGAAGCAGCCGATCGGCAAGCTGCTGCGGGAACACCCGCTCCTCGTACTGGTAGCCGCGCTTATCTTCGCAGGTAACAACGCAGTGGGCTACATGACCACAGGTGGCTACATCCAGAACTACTCCACTGATCCAGACGGCCCAATCGGACACCAGCGCAGCGACGTCCTCCTCGCTGTCACCGTCTCGGCCGCAACCTGGCTAGTGTTCACCCTGCTCGCCGGCTGGCTGTCCGACATCATCGGTCGTCGCAACACCTACATCATCGGCTTCATGCTGCAGATGCTCGGCGTGTTCCTGCTCTTCCCACTGGTCAACACTGGAACTCTGGGCAACCTCTACTTGGCACTGATTTCGCTCACGGTGGGACTGGGCCTGACCTACGGGCAGCAATCGGCCCTCTATGCTGAACTTTTCCCGGCCTCCATTCGCTTTTCCGGCGTATCAATCTCCTACGCGATTGGCGCGATCATGGGTGGTGCTTTCGCCCCCACCATCGCGGCTTACCTAGTGCAGAGCACCGGCACCACACAAGCAGTGACCTGGTATTTGGCCGGAATGACGCTGCTCGGCCTCATCGCCGTCCTCGGCCTGAAGGACCGCCGCGGTATCCCACTTGGCCCAGACCACGAGGCCGAACAGGCCGTGAGCCCACTGGTGGGCTTCAAACGGGTCTAA